A single genomic interval of Pelagerythrobacter marensis harbors:
- a CDS encoding isocitrate lyase, producing MTYQGKIEEFRKTIGSRGAPWNAIDPESAARMRTQNRFPTGLDIARYTARIMREDMAAYDADPAAYTQSLGCWHGFIGQQKMISIKKHFGTTKGRYLYLSGWMIAALRSEFGPLPDQSMHEKTSVPALIEELYTFLRQADARELGMLFRDLDEARERGDAVEAKRLEHAIENHETHVVPIIADIDAGFGNAEATYLLARKMIEAGACALQIENQVSDEKQCGHQDGKVTVPHEDFLQKIRAIRYAFLELGVEDGIIVARTDSLGAGLTKQIAFSREPGDLGDRYNAFLDCDEVDPAQIGNGDVLITREGKLLRPKRLPSNLYQFRPGTGEDRCVLDCITALENGADLLWIETEKPHIGQIGGMVSRIREVVPDAKLVYNNSPSFNWTLNFRQQVYDAWEEEGRDLSAYDRDRLMSVDYDDTELAAEADERIRTFQRDAAREAGVFHHLITLPTYHTAALSTDNLARRYFGEEGMLGYVKQVQREEIRQGIACVKHQNMAGSDIGDDHKEYFAGEAALKAGGEHNTMNQFAAA from the coding sequence GTGACGTATCAGGGCAAGATCGAGGAATTCCGCAAGACCATCGGCAGCCGGGGCGCGCCGTGGAACGCGATCGATCCCGAATCCGCCGCCCGGATGCGGACCCAGAACCGCTTCCCCACCGGGCTCGATATCGCGCGCTACACCGCCCGGATCATGCGCGAGGATATGGCGGCTTACGACGCCGATCCCGCCGCCTATACCCAGTCGCTCGGCTGCTGGCACGGTTTCATCGGCCAGCAGAAGATGATCTCCATCAAGAAGCATTTCGGCACCACGAAGGGCCGCTATCTCTATCTGTCCGGCTGGATGATCGCTGCCCTGCGCAGCGAATTCGGGCCGCTGCCCGACCAGTCGATGCACGAAAAGACCAGCGTCCCCGCGCTGATCGAGGAACTGTACACGTTCCTGCGCCAGGCCGACGCCCGCGAGCTGGGAATGCTGTTTCGCGACCTGGACGAGGCGCGCGAACGCGGCGACGCCGTCGAAGCGAAGCGTCTCGAACATGCGATCGAGAACCACGAAACCCATGTCGTGCCGATCATCGCCGACATCGACGCCGGGTTCGGCAATGCCGAGGCCACCTATCTGCTCGCGCGCAAGATGATCGAGGCGGGGGCCTGTGCGCTTCAGATCGAAAACCAGGTCAGCGACGAGAAGCAGTGCGGCCATCAGGACGGCAAAGTCACCGTCCCGCACGAGGATTTCCTGCAGAAGATCCGCGCCATCCGCTACGCTTTCCTCGAGCTGGGCGTGGAGGACGGCATCATTGTCGCGCGAACCGACAGCCTCGGCGCCGGTCTCACCAAGCAGATCGCTTTCAGCCGCGAGCCGGGCGACCTGGGCGACCGGTACAATGCCTTTCTCGATTGCGACGAGGTGGATCCCGCGCAGATCGGCAACGGCGATGTCCTGATCACGCGCGAAGGCAAGCTGCTGCGGCCCAAGCGGTTGCCCAGCAACCTCTATCAGTTCCGCCCGGGTACCGGGGAGGACCGCTGTGTGCTCGACTGCATAACCGCGCTCGAAAACGGTGCCGACCTGCTCTGGATCGAGACCGAGAAGCCGCACATCGGCCAGATCGGCGGGATGGTGAGCCGCATCCGCGAGGTCGTTCCCGATGCCAAGCTGGTGTACAACAACTCGCCCAGCTTCAACTGGACGCTCAACTTCCGCCAGCAGGTCTACGACGCCTGGGAAGAGGAAGGCCGCGACCTGTCCGCTTACGATCGGGACAGGCTGATGAGCGTGGATTACGACGACACCGAACTCGCCGCCGAAGCCGACGAGCGCATCCGCACCTTCCAGCGGGATGCGGCGCGCGAAGCGGGGGTGTTCCACCACCTCATCACGCTGCCGACGTATCACACGGCGGCGCTCAGCACCGACAATCTGGCCAGGCGCTATTTCGGCGAGGAGGGCATGCTGGGTTACGTGAAGCAGGTCCAGCGCGAGGAAATTCGCCAGGGCATTGCCTGCGTCAAGCACCAGAACATGGCGGGCAGCGACATTGGCGACGATCACAAGGAATACTTCGCCGGGGAAGCCGCCCTCAAGGCCGGCGGCGAACACAACACGATGAACCAGTTCGCGGCCGCCTGA
- a CDS encoding helix-turn-helix domain-containing protein — MAEEAVFAGPALRRLRRREGLTQAAMATQLGISPSYLNLIERNQRPLTARVMVQIVERFDFDPRSLREAESVGGVDGLARRLADQRFSELAIDRDEMAEILAVAPHFASAFAQLYDAAGQGGGVGGGQDPLEIARREIERWRNHFADLDSAAEEVADELRLSRADIGAALTERLRERHQIALRILPSDVMPDHVRRLDLHARQLQLSEMLDPASRNFQIATQLAQLEQRETIRTLAAGADPANEQARNLFEHHLYAYFAAALIMPYGRFLRACDATGYDFPVLMRRFGVSFEQLAHRLTTLQRVGQRGLPFFMARVDRAGQLSKRFAGASGATFLESETTCPLWHVHRAFERAGEWCIQDIALYGTEGHDHWLTISRLSDGVGAEGEAQFAVVVGLEARFAGELAAARGLALRRDRAQVIGPGCRVCHAPECRQRSLPPRNAQLAFDTHQRGVTAYRFNNPG; from the coding sequence ATGGCTGAGGAAGCTGTCTTTGCCGGGCCGGCGCTGCGCCGCCTGCGCAGGCGCGAGGGGCTGACGCAGGCGGCCATGGCCACCCAGCTGGGGATTTCGCCCAGCTACCTGAATCTGATCGAGCGCAATCAGCGCCCGCTGACCGCGCGCGTCATGGTTCAGATCGTCGAGCGATTCGACTTCGATCCGCGAAGCCTGCGCGAGGCGGAAAGCGTTGGCGGCGTCGACGGGCTGGCCCGGCGGCTTGCGGATCAGCGCTTTTCGGAACTGGCGATCGATCGCGACGAAATGGCCGAGATCCTGGCTGTCGCTCCCCATTTCGCCAGCGCGTTCGCCCAGTTGTACGACGCGGCGGGCCAGGGCGGGGGCGTTGGTGGCGGGCAGGACCCGCTCGAAATCGCGCGCCGCGAGATCGAACGCTGGCGCAACCATTTCGCCGATCTCGATTCGGCGGCCGAGGAAGTGGCGGACGAGCTGCGCCTTTCGCGCGCGGACATCGGTGCGGCGCTGACCGAGCGGCTGCGCGAGCGGCACCAGATCGCCCTTCGCATTCTTCCCAGCGATGTCATGCCCGACCACGTGCGCCGGCTCGATCTTCATGCGCGCCAGCTGCAGCTTTCGGAAATGCTCGACCCGGCTTCGCGCAACTTCCAGATCGCGACGCAACTGGCGCAGCTGGAACAGCGCGAGACGATCCGTACGCTGGCTGCGGGTGCCGATCCGGCGAACGAACAGGCCCGCAACCTGTTCGAGCACCATCTCTATGCCTATTTCGCGGCGGCACTCATCATGCCCTATGGGCGCTTTCTGCGCGCCTGCGATGCGACCGGGTACGATTTCCCCGTCCTCATGCGGCGTTTCGGCGTCAGCTTCGAACAACTCGCGCATCGCCTCACGACGTTGCAGCGGGTCGGGCAGCGCGGCCTGCCGTTCTTCATGGCGCGCGTCGATCGCGCCGGACAGCTTTCCAAACGCTTTGCCGGAGCCAGCGGAGCGACGTTTCTCGAAAGCGAGACGACCTGCCCTTTGTGGCACGTCCATCGCGCTTTCGAACGCGCGGGCGAGTGGTGCATCCAGGACATCGCGCTTTACGGGACGGAGGGGCACGATCACTGGCTGACGATCTCGCGCCTTTCCGACGGGGTCGGCGCGGAAGGAGAGGCGCAGTTTGCAGTGGTCGTCGGCCTGGAAGCCCGCTTTGCCGGCGAACTGGCGGCCGCCCGCGGTCTCGCGCTCCGGCGCGATCGGGCGCAGGTGATCGGCCCCGGTTGCCGGGTCTGCCATGCCCCCGAATGCCGGCAGCGGTCGCTGCCGCCGCGCAATGCACAGCTTGCGTTCGACACCCATCAGCGCGGTGTCACCGCTTACCGCTTCAACAATCCGGGTTAG
- a CDS encoding TIGR03013 family XrtA/PEP-CTERM system glycosyltransferase: MIRLFKHYIPHAVLLLGLVDLLLLLAAGELGWILRASQAGIDTGPLSDRVAPLAGFAITVWVAMISVGVYGNDALRSMRYACARLLVAISLSIIGLSLLDFLLPGLTFWRSTLLFAMVLSALFLLLNRLLLGSLLGASAFRRRIMVLGAGARAQRLRELGERPEAGFAIVSYIAMADGEREVEEAISRAAIHDLGRFVENLGVSEVVLALEERRNALPLKDLLRVKTMGVHVNDFSSFLERETGRVDLDTLNPSWLIFSDGFSSGRMLSSAFKRVFDIAASGLLLLLTFPVIVLFAILVKLDSKGPAFFRQTRIGLYGQHFDLVKLRSMRIDAEKDGARWAERNDSRITRIGRFIRKTRIDELPQVWTVLTGRMSFVGPRPEVPKFVADLEEQLPYYAERHMVKPGITGWAQINYPYGASIEDSRHKLEYDLYYAKNYTPFLDLLILLQTLRVVLWHEGAR, translated from the coding sequence ATGATCCGCCTGTTCAAGCACTATATTCCCCATGCGGTCTTGCTGCTGGGCCTGGTCGACCTGCTGCTGCTGCTGGCAGCGGGCGAGCTGGGCTGGATCCTGCGCGCGTCGCAGGCCGGGATCGACACCGGGCCGCTGAGCGATCGGGTCGCGCCGCTCGCCGGTTTTGCGATCACGGTCTGGGTCGCGATGATTTCCGTCGGGGTCTACGGCAACGATGCGCTGCGTTCCATGCGCTATGCCTGCGCGCGCCTGCTCGTGGCGATCAGCCTCTCGATCATCGGGCTTTCGCTGCTCGATTTCCTCTTGCCGGGGCTGACCTTCTGGCGATCGACCCTGCTGTTCGCGATGGTGCTTTCGGCGCTGTTTCTGCTGCTGAATCGACTCTTGCTCGGGTCGCTTCTCGGCGCTTCCGCATTTCGCCGCCGGATCATGGTTCTCGGCGCCGGCGCGCGCGCACAGCGCCTGCGCGAACTCGGCGAACGGCCCGAAGCCGGCTTTGCAATCGTGTCCTACATCGCGATGGCCGACGGCGAGCGCGAAGTCGAAGAGGCGATCTCGCGCGCGGCAATTCACGACCTGGGCCGTTTCGTGGAAAACCTGGGGGTGAGCGAGGTAGTGCTGGCGCTGGAAGAGCGACGCAATGCCTTGCCCCTGAAGGATCTTCTGCGGGTCAAGACAATGGGCGTGCACGTCAACGATTTCTCCAGCTTTCTGGAGCGGGAAACCGGTCGCGTCGATCTCGATACCCTCAACCCGAGCTGGCTGATATTCTCCGACGGATTTTCCTCCGGCCGGATGTTGTCGAGCGCGTTCAAGCGCGTGTTCGACATTGCGGCGAGCGGCCTGCTGTTGCTGCTGACTTTCCCGGTGATCGTTCTGTTCGCGATCCTGGTCAAACTCGACAGCAAGGGGCCGGCATTCTTCCGCCAGACGCGCATCGGCCTCTACGGCCAGCATTTCGATCTCGTCAAACTGCGATCGATGCGGATCGATGCGGAGAAGGACGGGGCCAGGTGGGCGGAGCGCAACGACAGCCGGATCACGCGGATCGGCCGTTTCATTCGCAAGACCCGGATCGACGAGTTGCCCCAGGTCTGGACCGTGCTGACCGGACGGATGAGCTTCGTCGGGCCGCGACCCGAGGTGCCGAAATTCGTCGCCGATCTCGAAGAGCAGCTCCCCTATTACGCCGAACGGCACATGGTTAAGCCGGGCATCACCGGCTGGGCCCAGATCAACTATCCCTATGGCGCCTCGATCGAGGATTCGCGGCACAAGCTGGAATACGATCTCTACTACGCGAAGAACTATACCCCTTTCCTCGATCTGCTGATCCTGCTGCAAACCTTGCGCGTGGTGCTCTGGCACGAGGGCGCGCGATGA